In Streptomyces dangxiongensis, one DNA window encodes the following:
- a CDS encoding ATP-binding protein — translation MAPPSLPRPPDDRRPDRLPWEQAPLLLSAAPPEHRAADTATPPCRVPDGGQSLCRLPAPARIPGPGGERPGRLPGPNGPDRLASGAALPTTAAFDPPPPDQRGTAASGPQAPDHCGTAAFDPAAPDHCGTAAFDLPALPTAVGTARHVVRDLLTAWGMPEDARDDVVLVVSELVTNALVHAAGWIGCRLLGTADRVRIEVEDQAGGAALPAVRRPGPDDPHGRGLLLVGTLSHDWGVAAVPGRRARVVWAELPSGRA, via the coding sequence ATGGCTCCGCCCTCCCTCCCCCGACCGCCCGACGACCGGAGACCGGACCGACTTCCCTGGGAGCAGGCGCCGTTGCTCCTGTCCGCGGCCCCGCCCGAGCACCGGGCGGCGGACACCGCGACACCCCCCTGCCGGGTACCGGACGGCGGGCAGTCCCTGTGCCGACTGCCCGCCCCGGCCCGCATCCCCGGCCCCGGAGGCGAGCGCCCCGGTCGACTCCCCGGGCCGAACGGCCCCGACCGGCTCGCCTCCGGGGCCGCCCTCCCCACCACCGCCGCCTTCGACCCGCCGCCCCCGGACCAGCGCGGCACCGCCGCCTCCGGTCCACAGGCCCCGGACCACTGCGGAACCGCCGCCTTCGACCCGGCGGCCCCGGACCACTGTGGTACCGCCGCCTTCGATCTGCCGGCTCTGCCGACGGCCGTGGGCACAGCCCGCCATGTCGTACGGGACCTGCTGACCGCCTGGGGCATGCCGGAGGACGCCCGGGACGACGTGGTCCTGGTGGTCTCCGAGCTGGTCACGAACGCCCTCGTGCACGCGGCCGGCTGGATCGGCTGCCGCCTGCTCGGTACGGCGGACCGGGTGCGGATCGAGGTCGAGGACCAGGCCGGCGGCGCGGCCCTGCCGGCGGTCCGCCGTCCCGGCCCCGACGACCCGCACGGGCGCGGCCTCCTCCTGGTCGGCACGCTGAGCCACGACTGGGGTGTGGCGGCCGTCCCCGGCCGGCGCGCCCGCGTCGTCTGGGCGGAACTGCCGTCCGGCCGCGCCTGA
- a CDS encoding GNAT family N-acetyltransferase translates to MVWSLFRRGPATRGLPVPGRCAPGRHVLATERLLLFTPRTRLDVVAALAASADAEAQRWLGTQADEVVPDPDIRRELLAWRPAGDDGRRIPHGLAEPYAPGPDDPLLLVCVRRSDLSYAGALELEQRAGEMGGWLAPGCRGQGLGAELFRAGAELAHTHVGLATVRAGAETGNTASRRALARAGFVPDEGPLRHALPNGRVITSVWHRHDTPAASRCR, encoded by the coding sequence ATGGTCTGGTCGCTGTTCCGCCGGGGCCCGGCCACCCGCGGACTGCCCGTGCCGGGGCGGTGCGCGCCCGGCCGGCACGTTCTGGCCACCGAGCGCCTGCTGCTCTTCACGCCCCGGACCCGGCTCGACGTGGTGGCGGCGCTCGCCGCGAGCGCGGACGCCGAGGCGCAGCGGTGGCTCGGCACCCAGGCGGACGAGGTGGTGCCCGACCCCGACATCCGCCGGGAGCTGCTGGCGTGGCGGCCGGCCGGGGACGACGGCCGCCGGATCCCCCACGGCCTGGCCGAGCCGTACGCGCCCGGACCGGACGACCCCCTGCTGCTGGTGTGCGTGCGCAGGTCCGACCTCAGTTACGCCGGTGCCCTCGAACTGGAGCAACGTGCGGGCGAGATGGGCGGCTGGCTGGCGCCGGGCTGCCGCGGCCAGGGGCTGGGGGCGGAGCTGTTCCGCGCGGGCGCCGAACTGGCCCACACCCATGTCGGCCTGGCCACGGTCCGGGCCGGGGCGGAGACCGGGAACACCGCGAGCCGCCGCGCCCTGGCCCGCGCCGGCTTCGTCCCGGACGAGGGCCCGCTCCGGCACGCTCTCCCGAACGGCCGAGTGATCACCAGCGTCTGGCACCGACACGACACCCCCGCGGCCTCCCGCTGCCGCTGA